TGAGCTGATGGATGCCGTGGACGCCTCCATCCCCGAGCCCGAGCGGGAAGTGGATAAGCCCTTCCTGATGGCCGTCGAAGACGTGTTCTCGATCACGGGCCGCGGCACCGTGGCCACCGGCCGTATCGAGCGCGGCAAGGTGAAGGTGGGCGAGGAGATCGAGATCGTCGGCATCAAGGACACCCGCAAGAGCACCGTCACCGGTGTGGAGATGTTCCGCAAGCTGCTGGACGAGGGCATGGCCGGCGACAACGTGGGTCTGCTCCTGCGTGGCATCCAGAAGGAGGACATCGAGCGCGGCATGGTGCTGGTGAAGCCCGGCTCCATCACCCCGCACACCAAGTTCGAAGGCGAGGTGTACGTGCTGAAGAAGGAAGAGGGCGGCCGCCACACCCCCTTCTTCGCCGGCTACCGGCCCCAGTTCTACATCCGCACCACGGACGTGACTGGCCAGATCACCGCCTTCACCGCCGACGACGGCTCCAACGTGGAGATGGTGATGCCCGGCGACCGCATCAAGATGACCGGCGAGCTGATCTGCCCGGTGGCCATCGAGCAGGGCATGCGCTTCGCCATCCGCGAGGGCGGCCGCACCATCGGCGCCGGCGTGGTCTCTAAGATCATCGCCTGATCGTCTCCTAAGGTCGGGTGCGGGAGGTCTTCCTCCACCCCCTCCTTGGGCAGCCCTGCCACCTGGATCGGGTGGCGGGGCTGCCCACCCGATGGTTCCAGAACCTAGACAACCCGGGTTGCCGCTCTTGGGAGCTGCACAGGCCCCCCACTCGTCGTTTCCACGCCAAGCCGGCGTCCACGCCCTCCCCATGTCCACTGCCATCGCCCAGCAGAAGATCCGCATCCGCCTGAAGGCGTTCGATCGCCGCATGCTGGATCTCTCCTGCGAAAAAATCATCGAGACCGCCGACCACACCGCCGCCACGGCCATCGGACCGATTCCGCTGCCCACCAAGCGCAAGATCTACTGCGTGCTGCGCTCGCCTCACGTGGACAAGGACTCGCGGGAGCACTTCGAAACCCGCACCCATCGCCGCATCATCGACATCTACAGCCCTTCCGGCAAGACGATCGATGCCCTGATGAAGCTGGACCTGCCCAGCGGCGTCGACATCGAAGTCAAGCTCTGACCCCCCCCGGGCGCTGATCGTTCTGATCCATCGGGGTGCCCGTGGGCGCGGCCTGCTGGCCCAGTTCCTAGGATGGTCGAGCAACTCCTCAGCAAGCCATGGGTGAACTGGCCGTCAGGGAGCTGCCTCTCTTCCCTCTGCCTGATGTGGTGCTCTTCCCCCAGGAAGTGCTGCCGCTGCACATCTTCGAGCCCCGCTACCGGATGCTGCTGCAGACGGTGATGGCCGAGGACCGGCGCTTCGGCGTGGTGCGCTGGGATCCCAAGGCCCAGACCATGGCCAGCATCGGCTGCTGTGCGGAGATCATCCACTGCCAGACCCAGGACGACGATCGCAGCAACATCGTCACGATGGGGCAGCAGCGTTTCCGGGTGCTCGACATCGTGCGGGAGGCCCCTTACCGGGTGGGCCTGGTGAGCTGGATCGAGGACGCCGTGCCCGAGTCCCCCGAGGACCTGGAAACCCTGGCCGTCTCGGTGAACCAGGCCCTCCACGATGTTGTGGAGCTGACCGCCAAGCTGGTCGGCAAGCCCGCCACCCTGCCGAACGACCTGCCCGACCTGCCGCGGGAGCTCTCCTTCTGGATCGCCTCCCACCTGGGTGGACCCGTCGCCGATCACCAGCAGGCTCTGCTGGAACTCACCGACACCGCCGCTCGGCTGCAACAGGAATTCGACCTGCTCGACCAGACCCGACGTCAGCTGGCCGCCCGCACCGTCCTGAAGGACACCTTCCAACCCCAGTAACGCCTCCTCCCGTCCAGACACGCCCATGCCCCCATTCAGCTGGCCTCTGGCTGCAGCCCTGGCTGTAGCCGGCGGATCAGCGGCAGCCCTGTGGTTGCGACGCAATCGCCGCTACCGGGACTCGGCCAGCGTGGCCGCCGCCTACGACCGCTGGACCCAGGATGCCCTGTTGGAGAGGCTCTGGGGTGAGCACATCCACCTCGGCCACTATGGCGATCCACCCGCCAGGGCAGGCCGCCGCGACTTCCGCCGGGCCAAGGAGGACTTTGTGCACGAGCTCGTGCGCTGGAGCGGGCTCGAGCGGCTGCCACGCGGCAGCAAGGTGCTCGATGTGGGCTGCGGCATCGGCGGCAGTGCACGGATTCTGGCGCGTGACTACGGCTTCGATGTGCTCGGCATCAGCATCAGCCCCGTCCAGATCGCCCGGGCCCGGGAACTCACACCAGCCGATCTGGCCAGCCACTGCCGCTTCGCCGTCATGGACGCCATGGCCCTGGAGGTGGGGGACGGCAGTTTCGATGCCGTCTGGAGCGTGGAGGCCTGTCCCCACATGCCCGACAAGCAGGGGTATGCCGATGAACTGTTGCGATGCCTGCGGCCGGGCGGGCTGCTGGCCGTGGCCGACTGGAACCGGCGCGATCCACGGGACGGCGCCATGTCCGCCAGGGAGCGCTGGGTGATGCGCCAGCTCCTGGAGCAGTGGGCCCACCCCGAGTTCGCCAGCATCCGCTCGCTGGAGGCCAACTTCAACGACAGTCGCTGGGCCGGCGGCCTGGCCGTGGAGACGGCGGACTGGACGCGGGCCACCCTGCCCTCCTGGCTGGATTCGATCCTGGAAGGGGTGCGCAGGCCCGGAGCGATCCTCGGCCTTGGCCCCGCGGCCGTGCTGCAGGGGCTGAGGGAGACCCCCACCATCCTGCTGATGCACTGGGCCTTCGCCACCGGCCTGATGCAGTTCGGAGTGTTCCGGGGCCGCAAGCCGGCCTGACTCCACAGAGCCGGAGAGGGATCAGCCGGCGCCCTGGTGGCTGATCGGGTAGGCCCCGAACAGGGCGAGGTGTTCGCACAGGGGAGCCAGATCCCCCAGGGCTCCCTCCAGCACCTCGGGCGCATCCGGAAGCTCCAGATCCACGAAGAAGATGTACTCGCCCATTTCCCGCTTGGATGGGCGCGATTCGATCCGGCTCATGTTCAGACCACGCCGGGCGAAGCAGCCCAGCGCCTCAAGCAGGGCGCCCGGCTGGTTCGAATGCAGCGAGAAGGCCAGGCTGGCCAGGGTGCCGGTGTGGGCGCGAATGCCGCGGCGCAGCAGCAGAAAGCGGGTGCAGTTGCCCGCTACATCGTTCACCGGATAGGCCAGCACCGTGAGGCCATGCTCCTCGGCGGCCTGGCGTGAGGCGATGGCGGCACGGAAACGGCTGCCCGCCACCATGCGGGCCGCATCCGCCGTGGAGCTGGTGGGCAGCTGCAGGGCCTTCGGCAGGTTGTCGGCCAGCCACTGGCTGCACTGGGCGAGAGCCTGGGGATGGGACAGCACCTCGCTGATGCCCGCGATCGGGCCGGATCCCACCAACGCATGGCGCACCGGCAGCACCAGGGCCCGGGCCACCGCGAGGTCGGGGTGCTCCCAGAGGGCATCGAGGCAGGTGGTGACGCCCCCCTCCACGGAGTTTTCCACCGGCACCACGGCCGCATCGCAATCCCCCTGGGCCAGGGCCTGCACCACGGCACGGATCCCCAGCTGCGGCACCAGCTCCGCATCGGCCAGGCCCTCCAGCGCGATCAGCTGCTGGGCAGCCTGCTCCCCGTAGGTACCGGCCGGACCGAGAAAGGCAACGCGCATCAGAACCTTCTACAGAACTGGAGCCCCAGGGGCGACCGATAGGATCATGCCGCGCCGGCCCTCAGGCGATGCCCCTGGCCTTCCGTGCCAGTCAGCAACTGCAACTTGGCGTTTGCCACCAGAAGGACAGGTTGGTCAGGTATCTGGCCGAAGAGGAGCGCGTGGTCAAGGCCCTGCTGGATCCCTCCCAGCTCGAGCGGCTGGCGCCGGGCCGCTACCGCTACGCCGTGAGCCATCTTGAGGTGTTTCAGCTGAAGATCCAGCCGGTGGTCGAGCTGCACACCCGCCTCGAGCCGGGCAGGCTGGAGCTCGAGGCCAGTGATTGCCAGCTGGAAGGGCTAGGCCTGGTGGACGATTTTCAGCTGCAGCTGGGCTCCTGGCTGGTGGCCGGCGATGAGGGGCTGGAAGGGGAGGCGAACCTCGCCGTGAGCGTGAGCCAGCCACCCCTGCTGCGCCTGATCCCCCCCCGGGTGCTCGAGGCCACCGGACGCTCGGTGCTGGCGGGGATCCTGCGGAGCATCAAGGGGCGGGTGGGCCAGCAGCTGGTGGCCGACTTCGAGTGCTGGTGCCAGGAGCACTGAGCAGCCTGCGGAGGAAGCTGCGGCGGTGCAGCGCCGTCGGGCCAAGCGCATGCAGGGCGGCGCGGTGCTGGGCGGTGCCGTAGCCGGCATGACGCTCGAGGCCATAGCCCGGGAAACGGGCGGCCAGGGCCTGGATCAGCTGGTCCCGGGCCTGCTTGGCCAACACGCTGGCGGCTGCGATGGCGGCGTTGCGGCTGTCACCCCGCACCAGCGTGGCCTGGTCACCCGGCCAACCCCGCAGGGGCAGCACACCGTCAACCAGGAGCAGGGCAGGGGGCCGGGGCAGCTTGGCCAGGGCCCGGAGCATGGCCCGCTCGGTGGCCAGGCGTATGCCGAGGCGGTCGATCTCGGCAGCGGAGGCCTGGCCCAGAGCCCAGGCCTGAGCGGCCTGGTGGATCCGCGGCACGAGGGCCGCCCGGCGGCTGGGGCTGAGCTTCTTGCTGTCGGTCAACCCCTGGGCGGACAGCGCGGCGGCCGCATCTGCCCCGAGCACCACGGCTGCCGCGAACACCGGGCCGAACAGGCAGCCCCGGCCGACCTCGTCCACGCCGGCACAGGAGGCCGGATCCCGGCCCAGCCAGGGGTCATCGGCCAAGGAGTTCAGACGGCCGCAGACGAACGGCGCCGACGGCGGCGGGGTTCCCCGTCCTCCGGCAGGGCTTGGCTGCTGACGGCAGTGGCGGCGCTCGCCGCGGGAACCGGTGCTGCCACGGGCTCATCCCGCCGGGTCGGCACCGAGACCGTGACCACCGTCTCGGTGCTGAGCTGAGCCGGCAGCGGGGTGATGTCCACCGGCGCGGGGGCAGGGGAGGCTGATCTGCCCCGGCGTGCCGTGCGCGTCGGGGTGCCGGCAGCCTCGCCGCGGCTGACACCATTCGCCAGGCTCGCGGCCGCGGTGAGCGGGGATTCCGCCGCGGCCTGGGGCGCCTCGCCGCTGCCTTCGGCCACCGCCTGCCCTTGACTGCCGCCGCGACCACCTCGGCCCCGGCGCCGGCGCGAGCCGCTGCTGGCCAGCTCCTGCCGTGCTTCCTCGCGCACAGCCTCGGGGTCCACCCCGGGCCGCACGACCCGCACCACGGCGGTGTCGGAGGCAGGAGGAGCCTCCAGCAGGAGGACCGGACTCAGACCCAGCCAGCCATAGACCGCTTCCTGGTCCGCATCCATCGGCACCGTGAGCACCTCAGGCTCAGGGCGGCGGGGAGCGTCCTGGCTGGGCCGGGCCCCGTCCTCCTGATCCTGGTCCAGCAGCGGCGCCACGGGAACGAACACGGCGGAGTCCCCGGATTCCACCGAGGATCTGCCGCCCCGTCCCCCGCGCCGGCGCCTGGAGCCGCCGGACTCGGCCGCGGCGGAGGGTGCGGCGACCTCGGCACGGGCCGCGGCCGCTGAACGCACCAGGCCACCCGCACTGGCCAGGGGCTGAAGGCTGTCCCGCCCGGGGAGCACCGCCACGTGGCCAAGCCCCCCGCAACTGGGACAGGCGCGGCCGAAGAGTTCGTAGATGTTCTGCCCCTGCCGCTTGCGGGTCAGCTCCACCAGGCCCAGTTCCGTGAGCTGGGCGATCTGGGGACGGGCCGCGTCGTCGCGCACGGCCTGGGTGAAATGCTCCAGCACCTGGAGCTGATCCCGGCGCGATTCCATGTCGATGAAATCGATCACCACCACACCGCCGATGTTGCGGAGCTTGAGTTGGCGGGCGATCTCGACGGCGGCCTCGCAGTTGGTCCACAGCACCGTCTCGCGGGCGTTCGCCGAGCGGGTGAACGACCCCGAGTTGACGTCGATCACGGTGAGCGCCTCCGTGGGCTCGATGATCACGTAGCCGCCCGAGGGCAGATCCACCCGGGGCTTGAGGGCATCGTGAATCGCGGCGCTGACCTTGTAGGCCTCGAGGATGTCGGTGGGGGCGTCATGGGCCTCCACCAGCACGTTGCCGTGGTCGGCGCCGAGGAAGGCCTTCGCCCGCGACACCCCTTCCGGACTGTCGACCACGACCCGCACCAGATCCTGGCTGTAGAGATCGCGGAGGATGCGGTGGATGAAGTCCTCGTCCCGGTTGAGCAGCACCGGCGGGGAAGCCGTCTCGGCCGCGGCCTGGATGGCCTCCCATTGGCGCAGCAGCGACTCGAGATCCTCGATCAGCAGGTCCTCACCCACCCCCTCGGCCTCGGTGCGCACCAGCAGCCCCGCCCCGGGAGGCTTGATCAGCACACCCAGGGCCCGCAGGCGGTTGCGCTCATTGTCGCCATTCACCCGGCGGGAGATCGTGACACCCTGGCCATGGGGCTGCAGCACCAGATACCGCCCCGGCAGGGCCAGGTTGCCGGTGAGACGCGGACCCTTGGTGCCGGTGGGCTCCTTCATCACCTGCACCAGCACCTTCTGCCTCGGTTCGAGCAGTTCGGTGATGCCGGCTGCTCCCTTGCGCAGCCTTAAGGGGCCGAGATCTGTGATGTGGATGAACCCGTTCTTCTCGCTCTCGCCGATATTGACGAAGGCCGCATCGATGCCCGGCAGCACGTTCTCGACGGTGCCGAGGTAGACATCACCGATCTGGTAGCGGCCCTGGGCCACGATCAACTCATCAACACGTTCGTCGTTGAGCACTGCAGCGATCCGCAGTTGCTCGGCTATGACGATCTGCTGGGGCATGGGGTAAGAGGTGGCCCCGCGTGGGACCCTGCCAGAGGATGAAGCAGACCGGGAGGCCGAAAGCTGGCCTGCCGGAAGGCGATGGAAAGAATGTCGTGATCGGAACAGGCCAGGCCGTTTCCGGGAGTGCTGCTCGCAATGCTGCTGGAATCTGACCGCGCATCGAGCCGCGGAGTGCTTTCAGGACGCAGGGAACTGGAAAGCGCTGTGGGCGATTTCCAGAGCGGGGAACTCTGGAGCAGAGGGGCCAACGGAGGTGGCTGCCGGCTGCGGTCTGCGCTGGAAAAGCTCTGTGCGCTGCGAAAACGCCGCGGAAGCTTGCAGGCAAACGGCCTGATCGCCTTGGCTGAAAATTAGCATGCGTCGTCCGTGCCCCGGTCAGGCTCGCGCAGGGTGAGGGCCAGCCGCTGCCTCGCGCCGCACACGAGGGGAACGTCCAGCACCTCGCCCAGCCAGTGGGCCAGCTGCTCGGGCCTGATGCTGCGGCCGCTCGCATCGATGGCCGCCTCCAGCTCCAGCTCCACCGGGCCGTCCTGCGGACGGTCGCCAGGGCACGCCGGCCGCTGACGCAGGCGGCGAAGGGCCGGGCGGCACTCGCGGCTGCGGGGACGGCCCTTCTTGTCGCGGTCATGCCAGGGGAGGGAGTCGGCCGCCAGCAGCGAGGCGATCGCCTGGGGCCAGCTCTCGACGCAGGGCACGAGTGCTCCCGGCGCCGGGCGCAGCTCCAGGCGCCAGTGGGCCGCCTCCAGTTCCTGGGAGAGGCTGGGGCCGAAGCTGGGAACGGCCGCCACCGAAAGCAGCTGAAATTCAGCCGGCACCTGCTCCTGCAGCCGGTGCCGAGCCTCGGCGGGATCCAGCACCTCGGTGAACTCCAGATCCATCCATTCCCCGAGACCCTCCACCCCCAGGGGCAGGGGCAGCGCCAGCTGCAGCCGTGGCAGGGGGTGGAAACCGCCGGTGAAGCTCACCGGCAGCCCCGAGCGGCGCAGCGCCCGCTCCAGCAGGCGCAGGGTGTCCAAGTGGCTGATCAAGGCCAGGGAGCCGGTTTTGGCGAAGCCGAGGCGCAGCCGCTGCACCCGCTCACTGCCGGGGGGCCTCTGGGGCAGCTGGGCCGGCACCACAGGGGCGGGGATCACCACGTTGTGGCCCAGCTCGGGGCCGCAGACGCCACAGCTGCTGCATCCGTCGAAGGAGCAGTCGGGCACCACCGTCGCCACCAGGGCCCGCTGCAGATCCTCGGCCAGCCAGAGCTTGTCGACCCCGGAATCAACGTGATCCCAGGGCAGGCTCTGGCGGCAGAAACCGGCGAGATCGTCGGCGCTGAGGGCTTCAGCCGCACTCCAGGCGCCCATCTCCAGGGCCCGGTACCGGCCCCCCAGCCCGGCCGCCTCGATCGCCCCGGTCCAGGCGGTGTAGGTGCGGTCGGCCGACTCGAACCAGGCATCGAGGCCCGCACCGGCGCGCCAGGCGGCCTCGATCACCGGCGCCAGGCGGCGGTCGCCCCGGCCCACGAAGTCCTCCACGGCGGAGAGGCGCACGTCGGTGAAGTTCGTCTTGATGCCGCGCAGCTGGCGCAGGGCCTGCCGCAGCAGCCCCTGGCGCCGTCGCAACTCCTCGGTGGACACGCTGTGCCACTGGAACGGCGTGTGGGGCTTGGGGGTGAAGTTGCTGATGGTGAGATTCAGCTCCAGCCGCCCCAGATCGCGGCACTGCTCCTGCAGCCGGCGGCAGGTGTCGGCGATGCCCAGCACATCGGCATCGGTTTCTCCGGGCAGGCCCACCATGAAGTAGAGCTTCACCTTGCGGTAGCCGCTCTCCATCGCCGTGCGGATGCCGCGCAGCAGGTCGGCATCGGTGAGGCCCTTGTTCACGATGTCGCGCAGCCGCTGGGTGCCGGCCTCCGGCGCGAAGGTGAGCCCGGCCCTGCGGGTGCCGCCGAGGATGTGGGCGATGTCCGCATCGAAGCGGTCCACCCGCTGGCTCGGCAGGGTGAGGCTCACGTTCCGGTCGGCGAGGCGGTTGCGCAGCTCCACGCCCACCGCCGGCAGGGCCAGGTAGTCGGAGCAGCTCAGGGAGAGGAGGGAGAAATCGGCATAGCCGGTGCGGCGCATCCCCTCCTCCACCGCCTCGATCACCGCCTCCGGCTCCACGTCCCGGGCCGGACGGGTGAGCATGCCGGGCTGGCAGAAGCGGCAGCCGCGGGTGCAGCCCCGCCGGATCTCCACCGTGAGCCGGTCGTGCACCGTCTCGATATGGGGCACCAGCCCCATGGCGTAGTGGGGCATGGGCGTGGCGGTGCGGCGCTGGATGCGGCGCGGCAGGCCTGGCTCCAGCGGCTCGATCGTGACCCCATCGGCACCCGGGCCATAGAGGGCGGGCACGTAGACCCCCGGCACCTGGGCCAGATCCCGCAGGGTGTCGCGGCGGCTGAGGCCGGCGGCCTTGGCCTCGGCCACCACCAGGCCGATTTCGGGCAGCAGCTCCTCGCCATCGCCCAGGGCGATGAAGTCGAAGAAGGCCGCGAAGGGCTCGGGGTTGCTGGTGGCGGTGGGGCCGCCGGCGAAGATCAGCGGCGGCGCCTCGGGGTGGGCCAGCGGCAGATCACCGCGCCGGTCGGCCCGCAGGGACAACCGGGCCAGATCCAGCATCTCCAGGATGTTGGTGCCGCCGAGCTCGTAGCTGAGGCTGAAGCCGAGGATGTCGAAGGCCGCCAGCGGACGCCGGCTCTCCACGGCGAACAGAGGCAGCGCGCGCTCCCGCAGCCGGGCGGCCAGATCGGGGGCCGGCAGGTAGGCGCGGTCGCAGAGCTGGCCGGGCAGGGCGTTGAGGATCGAATAGAGGAGGACGTGGCCGAGATTGCTGGCCCCCACCTCGTAGACCTCGGGGTAGGTGAGGGCCCAGCGCACGGCGGCGGCCTGCCAGTCGCGCGGCTCCACGCCCAGCTCATTGCCGAGGTAGCGGGCGGGCTTGCTGATCGTGAGGTCGATCAGGGCCCCGAAGTCGATGGGGGCAGCGGGGGTGGGGGCAGCGGCGCTGACCGCGGGGGAAGCAGCGAGGGTCACGGCGGGGCGGCAGGCCTGCGTTGATGGTATGCAGCCCCTGCCGTAGCAGGATGCCGCCAGAGATTCGATCAGCAACCCTGTGGTGCAGGTCAACGGCAACTACCTCAAGCTCAAGGCGGGCTATCTGTTCCCCGAGATCGCCCGGCGGGTGAAGGCCTTCAGCGAGGCCAACCCCGAAGCCCAGATCATCCGGCTGGGCATCGGCGATGTGACCGAGCCCCTGCCGGAGGCGTGCCGCACCGCCATGAAGGCGGCCATCGATGCGATGGGCACCCGCGAGGGCTTCCACGGCTATGGCCCCGAGCAGGGCTATCTGTGGCTGCGCGAGGCGATCGCGAAGCACGACTTCCAGGCCCGCGGCTGCCAGATCACCGCCGAGGAGATCTTCGTGTCGGATGGATCGAAGTGCGACAGCGCCAACATCCTCGACATCCTGGGGGAGGGCAACCGCATCGCCGTGACCGATCCGGTGTACCCGGTGTATGTGGACAGCAACGTGATGGCGGGCCGCACCGGCGACGCCGATGGGGCCGGCCGCTACGGCGGCCTCACCTACCTGCCGATCACGGCCGGGAACGGCTTCACCGCCCAGATCCCCACCAACAAGGTGGATCTGATCTATCTCTGCTTCCCCAACAACCCCACCGGCGCGGTGGCCACCAGGGAGCAGCTGCAGGCCTGGGTGGACTACGCCCGCGCCAACGATGCCCTGATCCTGTTCGATGCCGCCTACGAGGCCTTCATCCAGGATCCGAGCCTGCCCCACTCGATCTACGAGATCGAGGGGGCCCGGGAGTGCGCGATCGAGTTCCGCTCCTTCTCCAAGAACGCCGGTTTCACCGGCACCCGCTGCGCCCTCACCGTGGTGCCCCGCGGCCTGATGGGCACGGCGGCGGACGGCCAGCAGGTGGAGTTGTGGACCCTGTGGAACCGCCGGCAGAGCACCAAGTTCAACGGCGTGAGCTACATCGTGCAGCGGGGCGCCGAAGCGGTGTATTCCCCGGAAGGCCAGGCCCAGGTGCAGGGGCTGATCCGCTTCTACATGGAGAATGCCGCGATCATCCGCCGCGAGCTGGGCGCCGCCGGTCTCCAGGTGTACGGCGGCGAGCAGGCCCCCTACGTGTGGGTGAAGACCCCCGAGGGGGTGGATTCCTGGGGGTTCTTCGATCTGCTGCTGGGCCAGGCCCATGTGGTGGGCACCCCCGGCAGCGGCTTCGGCGCCGCCGGGGAGGGCTACTTCCGCCTTTCGGCCTTCAACAGCCGCGGGAACGTCGAGGAGGCGATGCGGCGCATCCGGGCGCTCTGAGGGGCCCCGCTCCCTCCGCTCCAGCGCAGCCGCGCCCACCCGTCCCCCACCCATCGCACGCTTCTTGAATCACGCCTTAAATAAGGAAGTCGTCATGACAGCTGCCGCCATGACCACAGTGCCCCAGGCCACCCAGACCCCCAGCCGTGAGAGCGGTGCGGCGGTGATGGAGAAGGCACCCGAACGGGTGCGCAAACCCTCGCCCCGCTACA
This portion of the Cyanobium sp. NIES-981 genome encodes:
- a CDS encoding TIGR03960 family B12-binding radical SAM protein produces the protein MTLAASPAVSAAAPTPAAPIDFGALIDLTISKPARYLGNELGVEPRDWQAAAVRWALTYPEVYEVGASNLGHVLLYSILNALPGQLCDRAYLPAPDLAARLRERALPLFAVESRRPLAAFDILGFSLSYELGGTNILEMLDLARLSLRADRRGDLPLAHPEAPPLIFAGGPTATSNPEPFAAFFDFIALGDGEELLPEIGLVVAEAKAAGLSRRDTLRDLAQVPGVYVPALYGPGADGVTIEPLEPGLPRRIQRRTATPMPHYAMGLVPHIETVHDRLTVEIRRGCTRGCRFCQPGMLTRPARDVEPEAVIEAVEEGMRRTGYADFSLLSLSCSDYLALPAVGVELRNRLADRNVSLTLPSQRVDRFDADIAHILGGTRRAGLTFAPEAGTQRLRDIVNKGLTDADLLRGIRTAMESGYRKVKLYFMVGLPGETDADVLGIADTCRRLQEQCRDLGRLELNLTISNFTPKPHTPFQWHSVSTEELRRRQGLLRQALRQLRGIKTNFTDVRLSAVEDFVGRGDRRLAPVIEAAWRAGAGLDAWFESADRTYTAWTGAIEAAGLGGRYRALEMGAWSAAEALSADDLAGFCRQSLPWDHVDSGVDKLWLAEDLQRALVATVVPDCSFDGCSSCGVCGPELGHNVVIPAPVVPAQLPQRPPGSERVQRLRLGFAKTGSLALISHLDTLRLLERALRRSGLPVSFTGGFHPLPRLQLALPLPLGVEGLGEWMDLEFTEVLDPAEARHRLQEQVPAEFQLLSVAAVPSFGPSLSQELEAAHWRLELRPAPGALVPCVESWPQAIASLLAADSLPWHDRDKKGRPRSRECRPALRRLRQRPACPGDRPQDGPVELELEAAIDASGRSIRPEQLAHWLGEVLDVPLVCGARQRLALTLREPDRGTDDAC
- a CDS encoding LON peptidase substrate-binding domain-containing protein, with translation MGELAVRELPLFPLPDVVLFPQEVLPLHIFEPRYRMLLQTVMAEDRRFGVVRWDPKAQTMASIGCCAEIIHCQTQDDDRSNIVTMGQQRFRVLDIVREAPYRVGLVSWIEDAVPESPEDLETLAVSVNQALHDVVELTAKLVGKPATLPNDLPDLPRELSFWIASHLGGPVADHQQALLELTDTAARLQQEFDLLDQTRRQLAARTVLKDTFQPQ
- the tuf gene encoding elongation factor Tu, which encodes MAREKFQRNKPHVNIGTIGHVDHGKTTLTAAITNVLAKKGFAKAQAYDQIDGAPEERERGITINTAHVEYETDNRHYAHVDCPGHADYVKNMITGAAQMDGAILVVAATDGPMAQTKEHILLAKQVGVPALVVALNKCDMVDDEEILELVELEVRELLSSYDFPGDDIPVVKVSGLKALEGDAEWEAKIGELMDAVDASIPEPEREVDKPFLMAVEDVFSITGRGTVATGRIERGKVKVGEEIEIVGIKDTRKSTVTGVEMFRKLLDEGMAGDNVGLLLRGIQKEDIERGMVLVKPGSITPHTKFEGEVYVLKKEEGGRHTPFFAGYRPQFYIRTTDVTGQITAFTADDGSNVEMVMPGDRIKMTGELICPVAIEQGMRFAIREGGRTIGAGVVSKIIA
- a CDS encoding Rne/Rng family ribonuclease, with protein sequence MPQQIVIAEQLRIAAVLNDERVDELIVAQGRYQIGDVYLGTVENVLPGIDAAFVNIGESEKNGFIHITDLGPLRLRKGAAGITELLEPRQKVLVQVMKEPTGTKGPRLTGNLALPGRYLVLQPHGQGVTISRRVNGDNERNRLRALGVLIKPPGAGLLVRTEAEGVGEDLLIEDLESLLRQWEAIQAAAETASPPVLLNRDEDFIHRILRDLYSQDLVRVVVDSPEGVSRAKAFLGADHGNVLVEAHDAPTDILEAYKVSAAIHDALKPRVDLPSGGYVIIEPTEALTVIDVNSGSFTRSANARETVLWTNCEAAVEIARQLKLRNIGGVVVIDFIDMESRRDQLQVLEHFTQAVRDDAARPQIAQLTELGLVELTRKRQGQNIYELFGRACPSCGGLGHVAVLPGRDSLQPLASAGGLVRSAAAARAEVAAPSAAAESGGSRRRRGGRGGRSSVESGDSAVFVPVAPLLDQDQEDGARPSQDAPRRPEPEVLTVPMDADQEAVYGWLGLSPVLLLEAPPASDTAVVRVVRPGVDPEAVREEARQELASSGSRRRRGRGGRGGSQGQAVAEGSGEAPQAAAESPLTAAASLANGVSRGEAAGTPTRTARRGRSASPAPAPVDITPLPAQLSTETVVTVSVPTRRDEPVAAPVPAASAATAVSSQALPEDGEPRRRRRRSSAAV
- a CDS encoding methyltransferase domain-containing protein, which translates into the protein MPPFSWPLAAALAVAGGSAAALWLRRNRRYRDSASVAAAYDRWTQDALLERLWGEHIHLGHYGDPPARAGRRDFRRAKEDFVHELVRWSGLERLPRGSKVLDVGCGIGGSARILARDYGFDVLGISISPVQIARARELTPADLASHCRFAVMDAMALEVGDGSFDAVWSVEACPHMPDKQGYADELLRCLRPGGLLAVADWNRRDPRDGAMSARERWVMRQLLEQWAHPEFASIRSLEANFNDSRWAGGLAVETADWTRATLPSWLDSILEGVRRPGAILGLGPAAVLQGLRETPTILLMHWAFATGLMQFGVFRGRKPA
- a CDS encoding DUF1997 domain-containing protein produces the protein MPLAFRASQQLQLGVCHQKDRLVRYLAEEERVVKALLDPSQLERLAPGRYRYAVSHLEVFQLKIQPVVELHTRLEPGRLELEASDCQLEGLGLVDDFQLQLGSWLVAGDEGLEGEANLAVSVSQPPLLRLIPPRVLEATGRSVLAGILRSIKGRVGQQLVADFECWCQEH
- the rpsJ gene encoding 30S ribosomal protein S10 — encoded protein: MSTAIAQQKIRIRLKAFDRRMLDLSCEKIIETADHTAATAIGPIPLPTKRKIYCVLRSPHVDKDSREHFETRTHRRIIDIYSPSGKTIDALMKLDLPSGVDIEVKL
- a CDS encoding ribonuclease HII, with the translated sequence MADDPWLGRDPASCAGVDEVGRGCLFGPVFAAAVVLGADAAAALSAQGLTDSKKLSPSRRAALVPRIHQAAQAWALGQASAAEIDRLGIRLATERAMLRALAKLPRPPALLLVDGVLPLRGWPGDQATLVRGDSRNAAIAAASVLAKQARDQLIQALAARFPGYGLERHAGYGTAQHRAALHALGPTALHRRSFLRRLLSAPGTSTRSRPPAAGPPAP
- a CDS encoding LL-diaminopimelate aminotransferase, coding for MVQVNGNYLKLKAGYLFPEIARRVKAFSEANPEAQIIRLGIGDVTEPLPEACRTAMKAAIDAMGTREGFHGYGPEQGYLWLREAIAKHDFQARGCQITAEEIFVSDGSKCDSANILDILGEGNRIAVTDPVYPVYVDSNVMAGRTGDADGAGRYGGLTYLPITAGNGFTAQIPTNKVDLIYLCFPNNPTGAVATREQLQAWVDYARANDALILFDAAYEAFIQDPSLPHSIYEIEGARECAIEFRSFSKNAGFTGTRCALTVVPRGLMGTAADGQQVELWTLWNRRQSTKFNGVSYIVQRGAEAVYSPEGQAQVQGLIRFYMENAAIIRRELGAAGLQVYGGEQAPYVWVKTPEGVDSWGFFDLLLGQAHVVGTPGSGFGAAGEGYFRLSAFNSRGNVEEAMRRIRAL
- the pheA gene encoding prephenate dehydratase, translated to MRVAFLGPAGTYGEQAAQQLIALEGLADAELVPQLGIRAVVQALAQGDCDAAVVPVENSVEGGVTTCLDALWEHPDLAVARALVLPVRHALVGSGPIAGISEVLSHPQALAQCSQWLADNLPKALQLPTSSTADAARMVAGSRFRAAIASRQAAEEHGLTVLAYPVNDVAGNCTRFLLLRRGIRAHTGTLASLAFSLHSNQPGALLEALGCFARRGLNMSRIESRPSKREMGEYIFFVDLELPDAPEVLEGALGDLAPLCEHLALFGAYPISHQGAG